From one Rhizobium rosettiformans genomic stretch:
- a CDS encoding phage head morphogenesis protein — MVTTASALDLPFDEAIAFFREKASVPTRSWRDVWDAAHSKMFMVAGANSVALVDDFKAAIAKALEQGTTLEEFRTDFDQIVKRNGWSYKGERGWRTRTIFETNLRTAQAAGRYAQLTEPDTLEAFPGWQYNHSGALHPRLDHKSWNGTVLAATDPAWKVMFPPNGFGCGCFVTPVSMPALRRMGKKGFDRAPDLDQLGTDQPRGVDASFAYNPGEAWLRQTAPGPTAVTADEANVAAFVASSLRGKWPEGSWTVVGMHGDDVASALGVEAGTELRLLADVIRTNAGDEISADAYATIPRRLARRAKVEDSGDGRFLISGRIDGDDWRASVRVERDGNRTRVLLDKLTREEGR; from the coding sequence ATGGTAACGACGGCTTCCGCACTCGATCTGCCATTCGACGAGGCGATCGCCTTCTTTCGCGAGAAGGCGTCCGTGCCGACGCGCAGCTGGCGCGACGTCTGGGATGCGGCCCATTCGAAGATGTTCATGGTCGCCGGTGCCAACAGCGTTGCCCTGGTCGACGACTTTAAAGCGGCGATCGCCAAAGCCCTCGAACAGGGCACGACGCTCGAAGAGTTCCGGACCGACTTCGACCAGATCGTGAAGCGCAACGGCTGGTCCTACAAGGGCGAGCGCGGCTGGCGCACGCGAACCATCTTCGAAACCAATTTGAGGACCGCTCAGGCGGCGGGACGCTATGCCCAGCTGACCGAGCCGGACACTCTCGAAGCCTTTCCGGGCTGGCAATACAATCATTCCGGTGCGCTGCATCCGCGCCTCGACCACAAGAGCTGGAACGGCACCGTGCTTGCCGCGACCGATCCAGCCTGGAAGGTGATGTTCCCGCCGAACGGTTTCGGCTGCGGCTGCTTTGTCACCCCTGTCTCGATGCCGGCGTTGCGGCGCATGGGGAAGAAGGGCTTCGATCGCGCTCCGGATCTCGACCAGCTCGGCACCGACCAGCCGCGCGGTGTCGACGCGTCCTTTGCCTATAATCCCGGTGAGGCGTGGCTGCGACAAACCGCGCCTGGTCCGACAGCGGTGACGGCAGACGAAGCCAATGTCGCGGCCTTCGTTGCGTCCAGCCTTCGCGGCAAGTGGCCCGAGGGTAGCTGGACGGTGGTCGGTATGCATGGCGATGACGTGGCAAGCGCTCTTGGCGTCGAGGCCGGGACTGAGCTGCGGCTCCTGGCAGACGTGATCCGCACCAATGCCGGCGATGAGATCTCGGCCGATGCCTATGCCACTATCCCCCGCCGGCTTGCTCGCAGGGCAAAGGTTGAGGATAGCGGCGATGGGCGGTTCCTGATCTCGGGGCGTATCGACGGTGACGACTGGCGGGCGAGCGTGCGCGTTGAGCGTGATGGCAATCGCACACGCGTCCTCCTGGACAAGCTGACCCGTGAGGAAGGCCGATGA
- a CDS encoding DUF935 domain-containing protein → MASLKDYLGRVVKMLTLTDPHATPQAGGVRQVISGHPANGLTPQRLANILRSAAEGEPEAYFELAEDIEERDLHYGAVMATRKRSVAQLPITVKAASDSAEHKKHADFLQAWIDEEVLRANLFDMLDAIGKGLSVMEIDWQVKNGLVMPRDLIWRTQRWFTFDRADGETVLLREGVAGEPLPEHKFIVHRHKSKSGLTIRSGIARVALWAWMFKSFTTKDWAIFCQNYGQPIRIGKYGRGATEEEKDVLWRAVSGIAGDCAAIIPREMLIELHEVGSKSSSTDMYERRADWLDRQVSKLVLGQTTTTDAVSGGHAVSQEHRLVQEDIERDDAGMVTATLNRQLVPNMIAFNFGPQDRYPHLRVGRPDEVPLKEFSEAFAKLAPYGLTADESYLQDRMGIPKPKAGAVLVGGRSPTTAVSSPIDGQPPARQTASASIFDNLFKSAHQRNEPEDTVEILTKRLDEEAAGAMNGLVDEVRKALMDASDLRDAAERLAKLDLAPDDLAEAMARGMALAHLAGQASLIDDLKSRS, encoded by the coding sequence ATGGCCAGCCTGAAGGACTATCTCGGCCGCGTCGTCAAAATGCTGACGCTCACTGATCCCCACGCCACACCGCAGGCCGGTGGCGTGCGCCAGGTGATCTCCGGACACCCGGCGAATGGGCTCACCCCGCAGCGCCTGGCAAACATCCTGCGCTCGGCAGCCGAGGGAGAGCCTGAGGCTTATTTCGAGCTGGCGGAGGACATCGAAGAGCGCGACCTGCATTACGGGGCCGTCATGGCGACCCGCAAGCGGTCGGTCGCCCAACTGCCGATTACGGTCAAGGCTGCGTCCGATAGCGCCGAACACAAGAAGCACGCGGATTTTCTACAGGCTTGGATCGATGAGGAAGTGCTGCGCGCCAACCTCTTTGACATGCTCGACGCAATCGGCAAAGGTCTCTCGGTCATGGAGATCGACTGGCAGGTGAAGAACGGCCTCGTCATGCCGCGTGATCTGATCTGGCGGACGCAGCGCTGGTTTACCTTCGACCGCGCCGATGGCGAGACCGTGCTCCTGCGCGAAGGGGTGGCAGGCGAGCCGTTGCCTGAGCACAAGTTCATCGTCCATCGCCACAAGTCAAAATCCGGCCTTACGATCCGATCGGGCATCGCCCGCGTGGCACTCTGGGCGTGGATGTTCAAGAGCTTCACGACGAAGGACTGGGCAATCTTCTGCCAGAACTATGGCCAGCCGATCCGGATCGGCAAATATGGACGCGGTGCGACCGAGGAGGAGAAGGACGTTCTCTGGCGTGCAGTCTCTGGGATCGCGGGCGACTGCGCCGCGATCATCCCGCGCGAGATGCTGATCGAACTGCATGAGGTCGGCTCAAAGAGCAGCTCGACGGACATGTATGAGCGGCGCGCGGACTGGCTCGATCGCCAGGTGTCGAAGCTTGTGCTTGGCCAAACGACCACGACCGACGCCGTCTCCGGTGGCCATGCCGTCAGCCAGGAGCACCGCCTGGTGCAAGAAGACATCGAGCGCGACGACGCCGGCATGGTCACCGCGACGCTCAATCGCCAGCTCGTGCCGAACATGATTGCCTTCAACTTCGGCCCGCAGGACCGCTATCCACATCTTCGCGTCGGCCGTCCGGACGAGGTGCCGCTGAAGGAGTTCTCGGAAGCCTTTGCGAAGCTGGCACCATATGGCCTCACGGCGGATGAAAGTTACCTGCAGGATCGCATGGGCATCCCGAAGCCAAAGGCTGGCGCTGTCCTGGTTGGGGGGCGCTCGCCCACAACAGCGGTGTCATCGCCGATCGACGGCCAGCCGCCGGCACGTCAGACCGCGTCAGCGAGCATCTTTGACAATCTCTTCAAGTCCGCGCACCAGCGTAACGAGCCGGAGGACACGGTTGAAATCCTGACCAAGCGTCTCGACGAGGAAGCGGCTGGTGCGATGAACGGTCTGGTCGACGAGGTGAGGAAGGCACTGATGGATGCCTCCGATCTGCGCGATGCAGCCGAGCGGCTTGCGAAGCTCGACCTGGCGCCTGATGATCTGGCGGAGGCCATGGCGCGAGGCATGGCGCTCGCTCATCTCGCCGGCCAGGCATCCCTCATCGACGACTTGAAGAGCCGCTCGTGA
- a CDS encoding phage protein Gp27 family protein — translation MAPHIRPRPSSIDLLPEECEGIVAWAFQELANTPRSQTEVYAEFRNKLIALQGEIGLDFDIPHFSSFNRHNLRLGKLTKKMQRTQAIANAVVASSNGVDADKLTQASTRMLKTLLVEVMENASDEGMSFKEAKEAATALRQLALAETASTGQRMKLEAEEKLRRVESEMKANAEKALDTLSNEPGISKAAIARARRDFLGVRPMKKKKDEAENG, via the coding sequence ATGGCTCCGCACATCCGCCCACGTCCGTCGTCTATCGACCTCTTGCCCGAGGAGTGCGAGGGCATTGTCGCCTGGGCGTTTCAGGAGCTGGCCAACACGCCGCGCTCCCAGACAGAGGTCTATGCCGAATTTCGGAACAAGCTGATCGCGCTGCAGGGCGAGATCGGTCTTGACTTCGATATCCCGCATTTCTCCTCGTTCAATCGGCACAATCTGCGGCTCGGCAAGCTCACCAAGAAGATGCAGCGAACGCAGGCGATAGCGAATGCGGTGGTTGCCAGCTCGAATGGTGTTGATGCCGACAAGCTGACACAGGCGTCCACCCGCATGCTGAAGACCCTGCTCGTCGAGGTCATGGAGAACGCATCCGATGAAGGAATGAGCTTCAAGGAAGCCAAGGAAGCAGCCACCGCACTTCGCCAGCTGGCGCTTGCCGAGACGGCATCAACTGGGCAGCGCATGAAACTCGAAGCCGAAGAGAAGCTCCGCCGCGTCGAATCCGAGATGAAAGCCAATGCCGAGAAGGCGCTCGACACGCTCTCCAACGAGCCCGGTATTTCCAAGGCAGCGATCGCTCGCGCACGCCGTGACTTCCTTGGCGTTCGTCCCATGAAGAAGAAGAAGGACGAGGCTGAAAATGGTTGA
- a CDS encoding VpaChn25_0724 family phage protein: MLSEDYKKWVDENIRLIILKDLADPRSGGSTNTFLIQKSLERFSYKKSRDYICNQLLWMEEKTGAVKTRTEGTETSAVLTRAGRDHVEGRHHLAGIQKPGDAE; encoded by the coding sequence ATGCTCTCCGAAGATTACAAGAAGTGGGTCGATGAGAACATCCGCCTGATCATCCTCAAGGATCTTGCGGATCCACGTTCCGGCGGGTCCACCAACACGTTCCTCATCCAAAAGAGCCTGGAGCGCTTCTCCTACAAAAAGTCGCGCGACTATATCTGCAATCAGCTCCTCTGGATGGAGGAGAAGACAGGTGCAGTCAAAACCCGGACCGAGGGCACAGAGACCAGCGCCGTTTTGACCCGCGCCGGCCGTGACCATGTCGAAGGACGGCACCATCTTGCCGGTATCCAGAAACCCGGCGACGCGGAGTAA
- a CDS encoding DUF2730 family protein, with product MTPAEISQYLGLALAVIALLGHAKGYFSSGQKTLSEDVSEAKKKIIEHDRRIQTIEGEMKHLPNKDTVNKLQVDMTELKGDIALIAKSSEATERATRRVEEFLLRHDK from the coding sequence ATGACCCCAGCCGAAATCTCTCAGTATCTCGGGCTGGCGCTCGCAGTGATCGCGCTTCTCGGCCATGCCAAGGGCTACTTTTCCTCCGGTCAAAAGACGCTCAGCGAGGATGTTTCCGAGGCCAAGAAAAAGATCATCGAACACGATCGGCGCATCCAGACCATTGAGGGCGAGATGAAACACCTGCCGAACAAGGACACGGTCAACAAGCTCCAAGTGGATATGACCGAGCTGAAGGGCGACATCGCGCTTATTGCCAAGTCCTCCGAGGCGACCGAGAGGGCCACGCGCCGGGTCGAAGAATTTCTACTGCGCCACGATAAATGA
- a CDS encoding TraR/DksA C4-type zinc finger protein — protein MYSDFDREIGEARVEQERQARIDAARAALQKHGREVCECGATISAARRAVYPSATRCLDCQEIAEKEAYLR, from the coding sequence ATGTACAGTGATTTCGACCGGGAGATCGGCGAAGCCCGCGTCGAGCAGGAGCGTCAGGCGAGGATCGATGCCGCCCGCGCGGCTCTGCAGAAGCATGGCCGAGAGGTCTGTGAGTGCGGCGCGACCATCTCGGCCGCTCGGCGCGCCGTCTATCCATCCGCCACGCGTTGCCTGGACTGCCAGGAGATTGCCGAGAAGGAAGCATACCTCAGATGA
- a CDS encoding glycoside hydrolase family protein, which produces MTRSVSPKGRKFLYAHEGVVKKAYRCPAGIWTIGAGLTTASGVITVKPGMVITEAENDRLVDLALKRNYLPRVLKALGDSCSQHALDAGTSFDYNTGKIHSASWVKSFLSNDPIDTRRRLLMWNKGNGKVLPGLTRRRAEEATLLLDGRFPAEIERSVTGIQTPIDSRIGSHAAIVISLTTAEIEEAKKALVKLGYNAGAPTGAIDRVAVEMFQKAHDLTVDGKVGMATLATLQRELDARSKAAQGSVATAGGAGVAGGDQVAGAVTGPAPVDPSAVAPDQIATAIGLGVAAVAILYLAWQAYRYRDVIAARIADKAPRVATFLRSF; this is translated from the coding sequence ATGACAAGATCCGTTAGCCCGAAGGGGCGAAAGTTCCTCTACGCTCACGAGGGCGTGGTGAAGAAGGCCTATCGCTGCCCGGCCGGGATCTGGACGATCGGCGCTGGCCTGACGACCGCATCGGGCGTCATCACCGTCAAGCCTGGCATGGTGATTACCGAGGCCGAGAATGATCGCCTGGTCGATCTTGCTCTGAAGCGAAACTATCTGCCGCGCGTCCTGAAGGCGCTGGGCGACAGCTGCAGCCAGCACGCGCTCGATGCCGGAACGAGCTTCGACTACAACACCGGCAAGATCCATTCGGCTTCCTGGGTCAAATCCTTCCTTTCTAACGATCCGATCGACACGCGCCGCCGCTTGCTGATGTGGAATAAGGGCAACGGCAAAGTGTTGCCTGGTCTGACACGGCGCCGTGCCGAGGAAGCAACCCTTCTTCTCGACGGCCGCTTCCCGGCGGAAATCGAGCGTTCGGTCACGGGTATCCAGACGCCGATCGACTCGCGGATCGGCTCCCATGCAGCAATCGTGATTTCGCTGACGACGGCCGAGATCGAGGAAGCCAAGAAGGCCCTGGTGAAACTTGGCTACAATGCTGGCGCGCCGACCGGTGCCATCGATCGGGTGGCTGTCGAGATGTTCCAGAAGGCCCATGACCTGACGGTTGACGGCAAGGTCGGGATGGCCACGCTCGCCACCCTTCAGCGTGAACTCGATGCCCGCTCGAAGGCAGCTCAAGGCTCCGTTGCGACGGCTGGCGGTGCTGGCGTGGCAGGCGGCGACCAGGTCGCCGGAGCTGTCACCGGGCCTGCACCCGTCGATCCTTCTGCCGTAGCCCCCGATCAGATCGCCACGGCTATCGGCCTCGGCGTTGCAGCCGTCGCAATCCTCTATCTCGCCTGGCAGGCCTACCGGTACCGCGACGTCATAGCCGCGCGGATCGCCGATAAGGCTCCCCGCGTTGCAACCTTCCTCCGGAGCTTCTGA
- a CDS encoding sigma factor-like helix-turn-helix DNA-binding protein translates to MSEDNVGELMTALGDDGFFALVEAHAGVRLYVPEDLARSELPKAIGFENAARLSKLYPCGYIKVPLARPFRALRYREAGMSNRDIARRLGLTESGVEKLLKRARTANPGRGGKPKDPRQLELL, encoded by the coding sequence ATGAGCGAAGACAACGTTGGAGAACTGATGACGGCACTGGGCGACGACGGTTTTTTCGCGCTGGTCGAAGCGCATGCTGGTGTGCGGCTTTACGTGCCTGAAGATCTTGCTCGCTCTGAGCTTCCTAAGGCGATCGGATTTGAGAATGCCGCCCGTCTTTCCAAACTCTATCCGTGCGGCTATATCAAGGTTCCGCTTGCTCGCCCGTTTCGCGCGCTTCGGTACCGGGAAGCCGGAATGAGCAACCGAGATATCGCTCGTCGGCTCGGTTTGACCGAGAGCGGTGTAGAAAAGCTTCTGAAGCGCGCTCGCACCGCAAATCCCGGGCGCGGCGGAAAGCCCAAAGATCCTCGTCAGCTGGAACTGCTTTAA
- a CDS encoding ASCH domain-containing protein — protein MMVAYGFKKYFAPQIEDGSKGHTIRGHRRRHAHVGEPVQLFTGLRTRHCRKIIPDPICIAVLPIIIMSSDLIEAGIAYIEVDGTPLHRDEIEAFAVSDGFDPARLQGIAPARLIGASARETMGRFWAAENPGSIFQGVIIRWEACP, from the coding sequence ATGATGGTCGCCTACGGCTTCAAAAAGTACTTCGCGCCTCAGATTGAGGACGGCAGCAAGGGACATACCATCCGGGGCCACCGCCGCCGGCATGCCCATGTCGGCGAGCCGGTGCAGCTGTTTACAGGCCTGCGCACCCGCCATTGCCGGAAGATCATTCCGGATCCGATCTGCATCGCGGTTCTCCCGATCATTATCATGTCCTCGGACCTTATCGAGGCCGGCATCGCTTACATCGAGGTCGACGGCACGCCTCTGCACCGGGACGAGATCGAGGCCTTTGCCGTCTCTGATGGTTTCGATCCTGCCCGTCTGCAGGGCATCGCTCCGGCCAGACTGATCGGTGCCTCCGCACGCGAAACCATGGGTCGCTTCTGGGCAGCCGAAAATCCCGGCTCGATCTTCCAGGGCGTGATCATCCGTTGGGAGGCTTGCCCCTGA
- a CDS encoding helix-turn-helix domain-containing protein, translating into MAKLLCTHCGQPMGDFSGIDVAKLTRNEMLIVEALVQANHRLTSIGVLIEKVWGDCPDGGPLSAPIAVRGHICTARKKLEKAGWTIRAQKGHGYRLERLDAGKAVA; encoded by the coding sequence ATGGCGAAGCTTCTCTGCACCCACTGTGGCCAGCCCATGGGCGACTTCTCCGGGATCGACGTCGCCAAGCTTACCCGTAACGAAATGCTGATCGTCGAGGCGCTGGTTCAGGCGAACCACCGCCTGACCTCGATCGGGGTTCTCATCGAAAAGGTATGGGGCGACTGCCCGGATGGCGGGCCTCTGAGCGCACCTATCGCTGTCCGTGGCCATATCTGCACCGCCCGCAAGAAGCTTGAAAAGGCTGGCTGGACGATCCGCGCTCAGAAGGGGCACGGCTACCGGCTGGAGCGTCTTGACGCTGGAAAGGCGGTGGCATGA
- a CDS encoding regulatory protein GemA has protein sequence MTSSIAAIHVAKKQLGLDEDTYRAKLTNITGKSSVKEMTEQERQRVLTVLRNDGFMPAEGKEKVKGLTGKYAKKLQALWIAGYNLGVVKDRRDTALLAFVKRQTGLDHTRFLHYADDGRAAIEALKGWLKREAGVGFGNTNGYDWLQRDGAKIAWAQWRIIHPTAGLITRQGFDQEAIRLSGREDAQVLSHLVDSDWQRVMNALGSQVRAAKGGA, from the coding sequence CCTCGATCGCCGCCATCCACGTTGCCAAGAAGCAGCTCGGCCTGGACGAGGATACCTACCGGGCCAAGCTCACCAACATCACCGGCAAGTCGTCGGTGAAGGAGATGACCGAGCAGGAGCGCCAACGTGTGCTGACGGTTCTGCGCAATGACGGCTTCATGCCGGCCGAGGGCAAGGAGAAGGTGAAGGGGCTGACCGGCAAGTATGCCAAGAAGCTCCAGGCACTCTGGATCGCCGGCTACAATCTTGGCGTCGTCAAGGATCGCCGGGACACGGCTCTGCTCGCCTTCGTCAAGCGCCAGACTGGTCTCGATCATACCCGATTCCTGCATTACGCCGACGACGGCCGGGCCGCGATCGAGGCGCTGAAGGGCTGGCTGAAGCGGGAAGCCGGCGTCGGCTTCGGCAACACCAATGGATACGACTGGCTGCAGCGCGACGGTGCGAAGATCGCCTGGGCGCAGTGGCGCATCATTCATCCAACGGCAGGCCTCATTACCCGACAGGGTTTCGACCAGGAAGCGATCCGGCTCTCAGGCCGAGAAGATGCCCAGGTGCTGAGCCACCTCGTGGACAGCGACTGGCAGCGTGTGATGAACGCTCTTGGCAGCCAAGTTCGTGCAGCGAAAGGCGGTGCGTGA